The Elusimicrobiota bacterium genomic sequence ACATTAAAAATATCAACGAGGTCGCTGTCTTTAAATTTTTCTATATCATCCTTCTCGTTTTCTTTAAGGCCCTGGATGAACCCTTCAATGTTTTCCTGTGAAAATATAATATTGTTGAACTCAACTATCGCTTTCTGGCTCCGGTAATTTTTTAATAATGTCCCTTTATTTAAGTTGAAAATGTTAAACCGCTCCGCAACTTCGTTGAAAAGAGAAACATCCCCCCCGCGGAACCTGTATATTGCCTGCTTCTTATCACCGACATAAAAAAGCGATCCGCCGTTTGAGAGTATTTCCTCTGCCATAGCGGACAAATTCTTCCACTGCAGGCGGCTGGTATCCTGAAATTCGTCTATAAGCAGGTGCCGGAACCGCGATGCCAGCCGGAAATAAATTTCGGGCACGCTTATATACTTTTCGTCAAATAAAAATCTTGCCTGGTTGTTCAGCTCTTCCAGAAAAACAACATCGTCATTTTTTGAAACAGTTTTAAAATCCTTCAAAACCAGGCTGAAAATATCTATATAATAATTGTAAATGGAATACGCCTCCATTTCTGCAAGCTCGACAAAGCTTTTATGGAGCGAATCCCAGGTTTTTACGATTGATTCGCCTGGAACATTGCCTTTCGTAAAAGGAACTTCTGCCCTGAAAAAATACCTGGAAATATTTGATACATCAAAATACTCTTTGTTTTCTTCAACAAACTTTTCCAGGCTGGTGCAGAATCTTTTATCCGCGCCTTTGGTATCTTTAACCTTTTTATGGAGTTCATTTACCAGTTTAATAATTGTTTTTTTCTTGGGGGTAATGTCAGCTGATTCAATTTTTGTCCTCGCAAATGATGCGCCGTACTTATTATTTATGGAGTAAAGAAACTTAACTATTTCATAAATGTCGTCTTTGGGAAACCAGCTGCTTTTCTCTTCGACAATCAGGTATTGCTTTAAAAACTTCCTGAATACTTCTTTTATCGCTTTGTCCTCGCCTGCCTTGTCTACAAACCTGTCCAGGCTGTATTGGATATAGGAATCGTAATCCTTTTCAATCTGAAAACCCGAGGAGAGGTTAAGTTTGAAAGCGCTTCCGGAAATAATGGACCGCACAAAACTGTCTATAGTCTGGACCTGGAAGAAATTATAGTTTTTAATAATGTAATCGTTGATTATTGTGTAGGCTTTTTTCTTTGCGGTTTCTTTGTCGATGTTTAATGAAGAATATATGTCCCTTGCTTCGCCTTCGCTTTTAAAATCATCCAGCGCTATTTTTTTAAGAAGTTCAATGATTCTCTGCTTCATTTCAAAAGTGGCTTTATTGGTAAAGGTTATGGCGAGGATGCTTCTGATAGGAATGTCGTCAAGCTTAATGTCAGGGTTGAGCAAGAGCTGGATATATCTTTTGGCAAGGGCATAGGTTTTCCCGGAGCCTGCTGAGGCCTCCAGCACCCGCACTTCCGGAAACTGCATGATGTTTGGATTCATATTGAGTTACTCAAAAAGTTTCTTTAAATCATTATAAAATACTTCCGTATAATTCTCGCCAAAAAATAGTTTTTCATCAGACAGCGTCCCTAAAAATCCGGCTGATTCTATTTTAGGCTTAATTTTTTGCATTAAAACCCGCAATTCAGAAGACAAAAGCAAGGAATCATAATTTAAAAGTTTATCATCATTTATCTTTAACCATGTTTCTTCCAATGCTTTAAACATTTCAGGCCATTTTACCCACCGTAATGAATCATTTTGTATTTTTAAAAAATCAAACCATTTAACCCTGTCCAGCCAATAGTGTTTTTCTTTCCCAACCAGGCTGATATTTATCAGGCCCGAATGCGACATTTCAACCAATAAGTCCTGGATTGTTTTTTGAGCATAATAAGTTTCCTTTGCAATTAAAGCCGGATGGGCGCTGTTATGCGTTAATAAATGCAAAATTATTTCGCAGCGGGTATTTACGCCCAATAAAGCGCGAAGTTTTATAAGCAGCCCGGTATTCTGAAGTATACGAACCGGCTGAGTATGCCCGCGGAATTCAATTTTACCGCGTATTAAACCGTATTCCTGAAAATCTTTATCGGGGGTGCCGAAACTTTCAATGGTATTGCCCTCTTTAGTTAGAAAAAGATTTTCTTCTTTATTAATTAATTCTTCCCGGTTCAACAAGGCCAATGTTTTCCATTTAAAATATTTACTGCGTTTTGACATAATACTGGCTATTGCTTTTAAAACTTTTTCACTGTTAAACTGCTCTTTTTTCTGAATATTTCTCAGCCTCTGTATATTAATCAGGGTTCCATTAACATCAAGCCAATCAAGCATTTCATCAAAAAGCCTGGCATCATAGCGCCCTAAAGAACAAGTAAACAATAACAATGCTTCCGGGTCAATAAACCAATTATCCCTGGATTCTGCGTAACCGGCAACACCAAGCGCCGACCACTGTCTCCACAAAAAGTTATTTATTAATTCCAGATACGAGCTTTTAAATTCTTTTAACGACCGGGCCATATCCTAATTTCTCCAGCATATCTTTTAATATTTGTTTAAAATTGCCGCTTGGATCCTGGGTAAGGGCCCATTTAGCCGCACCCTCTATTTCTGCGCTTGTTGGTTTCAATTCAAGCAAATCGTCAACATGCCTGCCGGGCCCTGAATCAACAGATGCATAAACTTTAAAATATATCTGGTCTATCCTGCTGATAAAATGAACTATCAGCTTTGAGCCGTATTGTTTTGGCTGCAGCCTGCTTATCAGTCCCTGCGGAAGGCCCTGTTTAACCAAATCTTTGGGCCCGGTATTTAACCAATCATTGCTCAGACCTAAATCCAAGGCAACCTGCTTTACTGTTTTTTCAAAAATTTCAGGCAGTTTATTATATTCATCAAAAATAAATTCCCCGTTATCCGTTTTGGAAATAAATCCTATCAAATCAACATCTTTTGTAAATACTCTGTTTATTAAACCTGTGATAATAAGGGCTGATCCGCCACATACAACAATTTCAAAGGGTTCAGTATTTTCGAGTTCTAGTCGTTTTCCTAATAAATTCAGAGCTTTTTCTAAGTCTTGTTTATTTAACATATTATATGTTATACCCCTTAGTATTAGTGGTAATAGTTATATTATAGCTTAAAAACAATAGAGCTGTCAAGATAATATTGAAGCTCAAATTATATTACTGGAATTGCGTAGGGCGGCTTATTGGTTATCAGATGGCGTGGCACAATTTTTGCTTTTATTTTTTTATCACGGACTTCAACTTCCACAATATCGCCTTCGCGAAGTGTATTATCAACAAGCGCCAGGCCGATAGACCTCATCATTTTTTCTTCAACCAGCCTGCTGTTTTTAACCTTATAATACGGCACGGTGGTCCCGCTGGTTATATATCCTGCGTGTTTACCTGAGAAAAATATTTTATAACCGGCTCTTGCAACGCCTTTATCAATCAGCGTAATGCACCTTGTCAGTCTTGGGGGGGTTATTTGTTTTAAAAGATCGTTTCTTACCGCAAATTTTACCAACGGGCTTGAGAGTATGGGAATTTCTTTTCCTTCTATATCAATTCCGAATTCGTGGCCGTAAAGAGGCAGCCCGGCTTCAAGCCTGAGCGTATCCCTGGCGCCCAGCCCGATGGGCGCGGCGCCTCTCTCAAGGAGCAAATCCCATATTTTTAATGCGTCGTTTCTTTTTACAAACAATTCAAAGCAAATCGGTTCGCCGGTATAACCGGTCCTTGCAAGCAAAATCTCAGAACCCTTTATGTTTACTATGCTTAACAAATTTCTTTGCGTCCCGGGCAGTTGCCCGCTTTCCAAAATAGCGGCCAATATATTTTCCGATTCCGGCCCCTGAAGGGAAATCATTGCAATATCTTCAGACTTATTAAGCATTTCTACATCGGTGAATTTTTTCAGCTGCTCTTTGAAATAATCCCAGTCCTTCTGCAGGTTTGAAGCGTTTACTACAAGAAGGTATTCGCCGGCGGTAAATCGGTAAAGATAAGAGTCATCAATTGCTCCGCCGGTTTCATTCGGGATAATTGTATACTGGGCCTGTCTGACTTCAAGCGCTGCCGCGTTATTAGTCAACACATGCTGTAAAAATGGCACTGCGCCGGCACCTTTAAATACAAACCTGCCCATGTGCGATACGTCAAAAAGCCCGGCGGATTTTCTTGTCAGCAGGTGCTCATTAACGATACCGCTTTCGTACTGCAGAGGCATGCGCCACCCGCCGAATTCAACCATATTCGCTTTCAGCGCCGCATGTTTATCGTAAAAAACTGTTTTCTTAAGTTCGCCCATGTCTCCGATTTACATTTTTGGTTTAATTTCAGGCATCGCTTTCAGCGATTCTTTTATTTTTGCTTCAGGCTAAACATAATCTTCAATTGAAATCATCCAGCAGGTAAGTTGTTGAATTAATTTTAAAAGCGGGTTTTTTCTCAGCCGGGGGCTCGGGCGGTTTTTCTTCCTTCTTGACGGGTGCGCTTTGCGTAACTTGCTATGAATTTTGCACCGCTAAATAAAAACAATGCCGATACGCAAACGATTAAGGCATTAATTGCAAAAATGATGTTTAGTAATGGCTTTTGCTTATTCAGCAGCGCCGTTCTCGCTGTCCTCACTGTCCTCATTTTCTTCTTTTACTATATGAGCTATGCTGGCAAGTTTATCGCCTTCTTCCAGCCGGACCAGCCTGACACCCTGTATATTTCTGCTTTTTACCAATATGCCGTCAACAGGAAGCCTGATGGTTATGCCTTTTGAGGTAATAAGCATTATATCATCTCCCTCATTTGCTTTCTTTATGCCGACGACGGAACCGTTACGGTCATTGGCCTTAATATTTTTTACGCCTTTTCCGCCTCTCGATTGCAGGCGGTACTTGGATATATCGGTCCTTTTTCCAAACCCATTTTCAGTAGCGGTAAGCAGGATATCCGTTTTGTTTATATCTTCCATGCCGATTACTTCATCGTCCTTGCCTAGTTTTACACCGCGCACGCCCTGGGTAGCGCGGGCCGTAGGCCTGATATCGGATTCTTTAAACCTGATAGCCAGGCCTTTTTTCGTTGCTATAACAGCTTCGCTCTTTACTTCAATATGTTTTACATCAATTAAAGTATCGCCGTCATTAAGTTTTATGCCGATAATTCCTGTTTTGCGTATATCGGAATAATCGCTCAATTCTGTTTTCTTGACCAGGCCGGATTTTGTGCACATAAGCAGGTAAGATGGTTTTTCTTCTTCAAATGATTTGATGGTTAAAGCAGCCGTCACTTTTTCTGCAGGCCCTATTTGTATCAAATTTACAATTGCTTTGCCTTTGGCAATTTTTGTTCCTTCCGGTATTTCAAATACGCGCACCGTATAGACTTTTCCTCTATCAGTGAAGAAAAGCATGAAAGCGTGCGTATTGGTGATAAATATATCCTCGACAAAATCCTCTTCCCTGGTGGTCATACTGGTCACGCCGCGGCCGCCCCTGCGCTGCGAGCGGTAGGCTGAAACCGGCATTCTTTTTACATAACCGGCGTGCGAAAGCGTAACAACAACGTCTTCTTCCTGCACCAGGTCTTCTATTTCCATTTCTACTACCTTGGACTGGATTTTTGTGCGGCGTTCATCGCCGTAAGATTCTTTAATTTCCTTCAACTCCTGCTGGATTATGGCCATAACTTTTTTTGTATCAGCCAGGATAGATTTCAATTTTTCGATGGTTTTTATGAGTTCAAGATATTCATCTTCAAGTTTTTTTCTTTCCAGTCCCGTGAGCTGGTGCAGCCTCATATCAAGAATCGCCTGGGCCTGCACTTTTGAAAGTTTAAACTTTTCCATTAACGCAATGCGGGCGGTTTCGGTATCCTTTGACTCGCGGATGATTTTTATTATTCTGTCCAGGTTATCTATCGCTATGCGCAAACCTTCCAATATGTGGGCTCTCTCTTCGGCTTTCGCAAGTTCAAACCTGGTTCGGCGCGCAATTATTTCACGCCTGTGTTCAACATAATAGTGCAGCATTTGTTTCATCGGCAGTACTTTCGGCTGGCCGCCGACAATAGAAAGCATGATAACACCGAAAGAAGTTTCCAGCTGGGTTTTCTTAAAAAGCTGGTTTAATACAATGCTTGCGTTTCCGTCTCTTTTAACTTCTATAACGACGCGCACGCCGTCGCGGTCGCTTTCGTCGCGTATATCGGAAATGTCTTCAATTTTTTTATCTTTCACCAGGTCTGCAATTGTTTCAAGCAACTGGGCTTTGTTTACCTGATAGGGCAGTTCGTTTACAATAATTGCCTGCCTGCCGCCTTTTATTTCTTCTATTTCCGCTTTTGCGCGTATTGTAAATGAACCGCGGCCGGTTTCAAAGTAATCCTTTATTCCCTCTTTGCCGCAAATAATGCCCCAGGTCGGGAAATCCGGGCCCTTTATTATTTTCATCAACTCGGAAACTTCTATTTCAGGATTGGCAATATAAGCAACAATACCGTCAACAACTTCCGTTAAATTGTGCGGAGGAATATTTGTAGCCATGCCTACGGCAATACCGCTGGAACCGTTTACCAGCAGATTGGGAAGTTTGGCGGGAAGCAAAAGAGGCTCGGTTAAAGAGCCGTCATAATTCGGGCCGAAATCTACGGTGTTTTTATCCAGGTCATTCAGCATCTCGTCCGCGACTTTTTTGATCCTGACTTCCGTATATCTCATTGCAGCCGGCGAGTCTCCGTCGACTGAACCGAAGTTTCCCTGCCCGTCAACAAGAGGATAACGCAAAGAGAATTCCTGCGCCATGCGGACCATGGAATCATAAATAGCTACATCGCCGTGCGGGTGGTATTTACCTAAAACCTCGCCGACTACTCTTGCGCTCTTCTTAAACGCCTGGTTATGTTTCAATCCCATTTCTTTCATGGCGTAAAGAATTCTTCTATGCACGGGTTTAAACCCGTCGCGCACATCCGGCAGAGCCCTGCCTACGATTACGCTCATGGCGTAATCCAGGTAAGATGTTTTCATTTCATCTTCAATGTTACGCGGTGCAATGCGTTCAAGAAGATTCGGCTGGTCCTGTTTTAGTTTTTCTTTGTCGTTATCCTTTTCTTTTACCATCTAAAAACTCCCTTGTTTAAAAGTTTCTCTGCAATTAAAATATCGGTTTTTGTTGTTATTTTTATGTTGGATGAAGTCGTGGGAACGAGTTTTACTTTTTGCCCAATTGCTTCAACCATTTGTGCGTCATCTGTCGCGTTTGAAAGCTTTTTTCTTCCAAAAGCTCGAAAGCGTTCAAACGCTTTCAAAATTATTTCTTTTTTAAAGATCTGCGGCGTTTGCGCCAAAAATATTATTTTTCTGTTGAGCGTCCGATCGATATTATCTTTGCCGTCTGACATTTTTACTGTATCGGATGCCTGCGCGGCGCAAATCGCGGCGCCGAATTTACTTGCCGCTTTTATGCAGTTTTGTATGTCGGCCTTGTTTATTAAAGGCCTGGCTCCGTCATGAATAGCTACCAGGCACGCCTTCGGCAATAAATTTTTAAGGCCGTTTTCCACAGACTGCCAGCGCTGCCTGCCGCCCGGGAATATTTTTAAAGAAGGATATTTCTTTTTCCATTTATTTTGGAAAAAAGTTATATCTTCCCGCGGCAGTATCAGGATTACTTCATCTGAAACCTGCATAAACTTTTCTACAGCCCAAAGAACAACCGGCTTGCCGCAAAGCTTGTGATACTGCTTTTTGCTTCCGAAGCGTTTACCGCTTCCTCCGGCGACAATTATAGTTGAAATAAACATTATCTCGGTTTTGTAAATATCATTCTGCCGGCAGAGGTCTGCAATGCAGATGTAACGATAACATCAACTTTTTTGCCTATGTGTTTTCTGCCGTCTTCAACAACTATCATGGTGCCGTCGTCAAGGTATCCTATGCCTTGGTCGTGCTCTTTACCCTCTTTGACAACAAACATATTCATGGTTTCGCCGGGCAGGTAAATCGGTTTAAGCGAATTTGCCAGGTCATTGATATTTAAAACAATTACACCCTGCAGTGACGCAATCTTGTTCAGGTTGAAATCTGTCGTAAGAATTGTACCGCCGATTTCTTTTGCCAAAATAACAAGCTTGGTATCAACTTCTTTAATTTCCGGGTAATCTTTGTCGTAAACTTTAACAGACATGTTAGGTTCATCCTGAAGCTTGCGCATAATTTCCAATCCCCTGCGGGCGCGCACGCGCTTGTTTGAATCGGACGAATCAGCAAGTTTATGCAGTTCAGCCAGGACGAAATTCGGTATAATCATCGGCCCTTCCAGGAACCTGGTTTCACTAACATCGGCTATTCTGCCGTCGATAATCGCGCTGGTATCAAGAATTTTAACTTTTTCACCGCTCGTTTTTGCGCCGGTTTTTAATATGTTTTTGTCAAGCAGGTCCACTTCTTCTTTTTTCCTGATTGCTATCAGAAACCCTAAAACAACAAATGATGACTTTACAATCAGCGAATATTTGCTCATCAGCTCAATCAGCCTTTCATTGCCGAGTGAAATCAATCCATATTCAATTAAATAACCCACTACGAACCCGAGGATTATTCCTATACCGGAGGCAACCAGCGTATCCAAAGGCACTTTCCCGACAAGCAGTTCTATGCCTATTATTACGGCAAAAATTACAAACCCGATAAGGGCGCCTTTAAAATCCCGCGATATTTGAAAATAACCAATAACGGGGCCTAACAAAACTACGAGTGCTCTAATTATCCATAAAATCATCTCTTTTCACCGCCTTATATGTCCAGATTTTTTACATCCAATGCATGGGTTTCAATAAATTGCCTGCGCGGCTCAACTTTATCTCCCATGAGGGTTGTAAATATCGTTTCCGCTTCCGCTATATCTTCAAGTTTTACCTGGAGAAGTTTTCTTCTTAACGGATCCATCGTTGTTTCCCATAATTGTTCAGGATTCATTTCTCCCAAACCTTTATACCTTTGGATGGTTAAGCCTCTCATGCCGATTTCTTTTATTTTCTCCACAACCGCCTGAAAATTTGAAACGTCAATAGAGTCTTTTTCTGACGTCTTTATCCTGTAAACGGGTTTTTCCGCAGGAGTGTCATAATTGTTCAATTCAAAACCGGAGGCTTCAAGTTTTTTAATAAGCACGTCCGCGCGGGTAAGTTCCCACAAATTCCTAAATTTTCTGTCCAGGTCGCCTTCCGTAAGGCCCTTGTTTTTTTCAAGGTAATCTTCTTTGAACTGTTTCCATTCTTTGTCGCTGTAAATGAAAACAACTTCTTCTTCCGTTTCAACCCTGAACAAGGGAATTTTATCTTTTTTCCTGAAAGCAAGGTAATCGGCCCAGAGAATTTTTTTCTTTTTAAGTTTTTTAAGCAAAATATCGAGTTCGTTCAGGTCCTTGAAAAGCACTAACAGCTCTTTTTCTTCCCAGGTTTTTTTGCCCGCAACCTGCGATAAAACGACCTTGTCTACAACCTGCTCCAGAAGGATTTTTTCCAATTGTTCTTCGGTATCAATATAGAGTTCTTTTTTATCCTTTTTAATTTTGTAGAGCGGCGGCTGGGCGATATAAATATACCCGTTGTCTATCAATACTTTCATCTGCCTGTAGAAAAACGTTAAAAGCAGTGTGCGGATATGCGCGCCGTCAACATCGGCATCAGTCATTATTATTACCTTATGGTACCTGACTTTGTTTATATCAAATTCATCTTTTCCTATTCCGGCGCCAATGGCAGTTATGAGAGTTCTTATTTCGTCGTTGGATAATACTTTCACCAGCTGCGCTTTTTCAACGTTTATAATTTTGCCTTTTAAGGGCAGGATCGCCTGAAATACCCTGTTGCGGCCCTGTTTTGCCGAACCGCCTGCGGAATCGCCTTCTACCAGAAATATTTCTGATTTTTCAGGGTTTCTTTCCGAACAATCGGCAAGTTTCCCCGGCAGGGACGCGCTGTCCAGCGCTCCTTTTCTGCGGGTTAGCTCGCGCGCCTTGCGCGCTGCTTCGCGCGCCTGCGCGGCATTGATAACTTTTTCTACTATTTTATTTGAGACGGAAGGATTTTCCTCAAAAAATGAACCCAGCGCATCGCCGACAAGCGATTTCATTATGCCTTCAACATCCGAATTTCCCAATTTTGTTTTTGTCTGGCCTTCAAACTGGGGATTTGGAATTTTTATCGATATAACGCAGGTCAGGCCTTCGCGGACATCGTCGCCGGTTATTGAAAAAGCTTCATTTTTTATCAGCTGGTGATTTTTTGCATAATCATTTATAACCCTGGTCAGCGCAGAACGAAAACCCGAAAGATGCGTTCCGCCCTCAATGGTATTGATATTATTGGCAAAGGCGTAAATCTGTTCGCTGTAACCGTCATTATACTGTATCGCTACGTCAGCTTTAATATCATCCTTGGTCTTGGAAAAAAATACCGGTTTTGGGTGCAAAACGTCCTTATTTGAATTTAAAAATTCTACGAAACTTGCAATGCCGCCTTCGTAATTGAAATTATGCTCTTTATCGTCGCGTTCATCCGTGATTGAAATTTTTGTTCCTGGATTTAAATAAGCAAGCTCGCGCAGGCGGTTGGACAGCGTATCAAAATTGAAATTCAAGTCTTTAAATATTTCGCTGTCCGCCAGGAAGGTAACTTTCGTGCCGGTTTCATCCGTACTGCCGCCCGTTTTTAAGGGCGCGCCAGGTTTTCCGCGGGTGTATTTTTGCGTATGTATTTTTCCGTCGCGCTGAACTTCAACTTCAAGATATTCCGAGAGCGCGTTTACAACCGATACGCCCACGCCATGAAGCCCGCCGCTGACCGTGTAAGCTTTTCTGTCGAATTTTCCGCCGGCGTGCAGGACCGTAAGAACCACTTCAAGGGCTGATTTGCCTTTTAGCTTCGGGTCTTTTACTTCCTTCATCGGGTCTACGGGAATACCGCGGCCGTCGTCAATAACGGTTACTGAATTATCCTGGTGTATTATTACGTCGATATTTTTACAGAAACCTGCAAGAACTTCGTCTATCGAGTTGTCTACAACCTCGTAGACAAGGTGATGCAGGCCCGGAAGCCCCGTGGAACCGATGTACATAGCAGGCCTGCGCCTTACAGCTTCAAGCCCTTCCAGAACCTGAATTTTACTGGAATCATATTTGTCTTTTTCTTCCATAAACTCCTCAAATAAATTTGATTTCTTTTACCATTTCATGCCCGAAATGGCCGTTTATTTTTTTAATAAACTCTTTTTTTCTTATGCGGACTTCCTGCTTGTAAGCCGGATGGTCGGTTTGAACGAGTATTGTGTCTCCGCTTATCCCGATCATTCTTATTTTCTTTGAAAGTTTGCCCAGCTCTTTGTTCCAGATGTCGTAAAGAGCGTAATTTTCTTCTTTAATCCCGTAGCTTTCCAGTAATTTTTTTACTATCTCGCTGGCAGGCGTAAACACGCTAGACCTCCTGGGCCTAGACCCTCATAGGCATTACTACACAGATGTAATCTTCATCGTTAATGCTCTTCAATACGCAGGCATCGATCGGACCGTTTATCTGAAATTCTACTTTATCTTCGTTAATGTTTTTTAAAATATCTATAACGTAAGAAGGGTTAAACGCTATTTCGATGCTGGGGCCCGTATAAGCGATATCCATATCTACTTCGCCGCTGCCCAGCCCCTGGACCTGGGCGGAAATTCTGAGCGCATTTTTACCGTAAGCGAATTTCACGGCTCCGCCTTTTTCCTGAGTTAAAAGAGAAATCTGTTTTGTCGCGCTGAGAAGTATTTTTGATTCAATCTGTATTTTGTGCTGATATTTTTTAGGTATCACCTGTTCGTAATTAGGGAATTCACCGTCCACCAGGCGGGAAATTAACGTAATGTCCTTTATCTTGAACGATGCCTGGTTTTCTGTGATGCTTATTTTTACATTTTCGTCTTCTTCTATTGAAAAAAGGCGTGAAACTTCATTAATCGCTTTATTCGGTATAATTGCTTTCATTGAAGTTTTGTTTGTAATGCCTTTTCTACAAATATACGCCAATCTGCGCCCATCAGTAGCTACCGTCCTGATAACACCGGGCTCGATAATAAAATACAGGCCTGTCAAAACATACCTGGTTTCATCCGTTGAAATAGCAAATGAAGTTTTTTTAATAATTTCTTTTAAAAGTTTTGTTTCAATTACCATCGCTTTTTCATCTGAAAATTCTGGCAATGCGGGAAAATCTTCTTTCTGTGTTCCGGATAAAACAAAATGTGATTTTCCGGCCTTTATATCTATCTGATTTTTGTCGTCTGTTTTAATTTCTATTTCCTGTTCAGGTAATTCTCTGATAATATTTCCAAACCTCTTTGCGGGTATCGTTATTCCACCGGCGATCTTTATTTTCCCCTGGATATAACAGCTTACAGCTATTTCAAGGTCAGTTGAAACAAGTTTAATTTCACCTGAATCATCTGAATTTTTATCTTGAACTGCTTCAACTAAAAAATTGGATAAAACCGGCAATGTAGTTTTTGAAGAAACAGCGGTTTCCACAATTTGAATGCCTCTTAACAGGTTTTCCTTGCTTACTTTAATATACATATGTATTAGTCCTCCTAGTAATAGTACTGTGAATTCTGTGCAAAAATTATGGTTTTCGTTATAAACCGTCGATATAGTGTGATTATAAACGAAAACTTAAAGTCTAATATCAAGTTAATAAACCTATGATGTTATCAGCCCAAAACCCAATCCACCAAGTACGCTAACATACAAAGGAAGTAACTAACATGTTACTAACAAAAAATTAGTCTTCCTCTCTTTTAACATCTTCCACAAGTTTATTTATATTTGCCGCAAAGAACGGATCCGTATTTATCAATGTTTTTATCTTATTCCAGGCATGCAAAACGGTTGTATGATCCTTGCCGCCGAAAGCCTCGCCTATTTCTATTGTTGAACGTTCTGTTAACGAACGCGCCAGGTACATGGCTGTCTGCCTTGGGAAGGCTACTTCATCAGTGCGCTTTTTAGAACGCATATCTTTAAGGTCCAGGTGATAATGCCTTGCAACAACTTTCTGTATTTTTTCTATAGTTACCGTTTTTTGTATTTCTTCGCGCCTTATAATATCGCTCAATATTTCTTTTGCGGTATCTACCGTTAAGGGTGTGCCGGTAAGGG encodes the following:
- a CDS encoding DUF721 domain-containing protein — protein: MFTPASEIVKKLLESYGIKEENYALYDIWNKELGKLSKKIRMIGISGDTILVQTDHPAYKQEVRIRKKEFIKKINGHFGHEMVKEIKFI
- the dnaN gene encoding DNA polymerase III subunit beta, whose amino-acid sequence is MYIKVSKENLLRGIQIVETAVSSKTTLPVLSNFLVEAVQDKNSDDSGEIKLVSTDLEIAVSCYIQGKIKIAGGITIPAKRFGNIIRELPEQEIEIKTDDKNQIDIKAGKSHFVLSGTQKEDFPALPEFSDEKAMVIETKLLKEIIKKTSFAISTDETRYVLTGLYFIIEPGVIRTVATDGRRLAYICRKGITNKTSMKAIIPNKAINEVSRLFSIEEDENVKISITENQASFKIKDITLISRLVDGEFPNYEQVIPKKYQHKIQIESKILLSATKQISLLTQEKGGAVKFAYGKNALRISAQVQGLGSGEVDMDIAYTGPSIEIAFNPSYVIDILKNINEDKVEFQINGPIDACVLKSINDEDYICVVMPMRV